Proteins found in one Siniperca chuatsi isolate FFG_IHB_CAS linkage group LG22, ASM2008510v1, whole genome shotgun sequence genomic segment:
- the LOC122870398 gene encoding ubiquitin hydrolase B-like isoform X2, which produces MNLSLDLVPGGTVSQCLQEYLKESQLEYRCECDAEESTQQMSFLTLPNVLILQLKRFRFTESFNLEKVDSPILLSRELMVKPASSITKQTMTRYSLVSIVSHLGSTAHSGHYICDGAHREQKPGDMTDRWLMYNDKDVSETTGASVCYLRQQTAYMLFYEKQQ; this is translated from the exons ATGAACCTGTCCCTGGACCTGGTGCCTGGAGGCACAGTGAGCCAGTGTCTGCAGGAGTACCTGAAA GAGAGCCAGTTGGAGTATCGGTGCGAGTGTGATGCTGAGGAGTCGACACAGCAAATGTCATTCTTGACCCTGCCAAA TGTACTGATCCTCCAGCTGAAGAGATTCAGATTCACCGAGTCCTTCAACCTGGAGAAGGTGGACAGCCCCATCCTTTTATCAAGGGAGCTGATGGTGAAACCTGCATCCAGCATCACCAAACAG ACAATGACTCGCTACTCTCTAGTGAGCATCGTCAGCCATTTGGGCTCCACAGCTCACTCTG gcCACTACATCTGTGATGGTGCTCACCGAGAGCAGAAACCAGGTGACATGACAGACCGCTGGCTCATGTACAACGACAAAGACGTCAGTGAGACAACCGGCGCATCTGTCTGTT
- the LOC122870614 gene encoding ubiquitin carboxyl-terminal hydrolase 37-like, with translation MNSTLQGLLTLTHFIQEVHNQQQVWRSHPESQLIRGFVEVEVCRFSNSKAEKKSVLAAFKKTVAEFNSEFEDDSQKDAHEFLSCVLDKLRSLSVDLQSAAGDMGISYTCPVNAHITFQMLSTRTCQGCGMQSMREEDYMNLSLDLVPGGTVSQCLQEYLKESQLEYRCECDAEESTQQMSFLTLPNVLILQLKRFRFTESFNLEKVDSPILLSRELMVKPASSITKQTMTRYSLVSIVSHLGSTAHSGHYICDGAHREQKPGDMTDRWLMYNDKDVSETTGASVCYLRQQTAYMLFYEKQNS, from the exons ATGAACTCCACTCTGCAAGGCCTCCTGACACTGACTCATTTCATTCAGGAGGTCCACAACCAGCAGCAGGTGTGGCGTTCTCACCCCGAATCTCAGCTCATCAG AGGTTTTGTGGAGGTCGAAGTCTGCCGCTTCAGCAACAGCAAAGCGGAGAAAAAAAGTGTCCTGGCTGCCTTTAAAAAGACTGTCGCTGAGTTTAACTCAGAGTTTGAGGACGACAGTCAGAAA gaCGCCCATGAGTTCCTCAGCTGTGTGCTGGATAAGCTGAGGTCTCTGTCCGTCGATCTGCAGTCAGCAGCAGGGGACATGGGCATCAGTTACACCTGCCCTGTTAATGCTCACATTACCTTCCAGATGTTGAGCACCAGGACCTGCCAGGG ATGTGGAATGCAATCCATGAGGGAGGAGGATTATATGAACCTGTCCCTGGACCTGGTGCCTGGAGGCACAGTGAGCCAGTGTCTGCAGGAGTACCTGAAA GAGAGCCAGTTGGAGTATCGGTGCGAGTGTGATGCTGAGGAGTCGACACAGCAAATGTCATTCTTGACCCTGCCAAA TGTACTGATCCTCCAGCTGAAGAGATTCAGATTCACCGAGTCCTTCAACCTGGAGAAGGTGGACAGCCCCATCCTTTTATCAAGGGAGCTGATGGTGAAACCTGCATCCAGCATCACCAAACAG ACAATGACTCGCTACTCTCTAGTGAGCATCGTCAGCCATTTGGGCTCCACAGCTCACTCTG gcCACTACATCTGTGATGGTGCTCACCGAGAGCAGAAACCAGGTGACATGACAGACCGCTGGCTCATGTACAACGACAAAGACGTCAGTGAGACAACCGGCGCATCTGTCTGTTACCTGCGGCAGCAAACAGCATACATGCTGTTCTATGAGAAACAG AATTCATAA